The stretch of DNA TACATGTAAATCTTTTTGAATTGTCCCGCCTAATTCGGTTAACGTATGCCTCGTTTGTTTTAGAGACTGCTGCATTTCTACAGATTTTGAAGGCTGATTATATAGGTAAGCATATCTTTCAGCTAATTCTACAAGGGAGTCAAGATGATTGTAAAAGAATGACTCGGCTTGATAAAAACGCGCTGGCTCTTTTCTAGCATTACTATAGATTTTCTGTGCTGTTCGAGCAATGGATAAATTCTCACGTGCATGCTGAAAAGACCGAACTCGAAGTAGTGCTTTATGCATTCGAGAAATTTTCTGCTTTGCTTCTTTTAGATTTGTATCAATATATTTGTACTCTTTCTTCTTTAATCCATGTCGCTTTACAAAACGATAATCGAGTAATTGTTTTGAAGAAATATACATTACTACTCCACCAATCGCTGCGAATAAACTCGTTAATAAAACAGTTTGACTATATATAAAAAAGCTCACCAGCCAAATAGCTGTCATACTCGTAAAACCAATCATACTTTGTAAAATAAATTGGAATATTGCTCTCATCCCATCACTCCTAGATCATTTAGCCATCTAACATCATACTTTTATTATACTATTACGAATGAAAGCTTTAAAAGTTTCACCTTCTATTATTTCTATTATTTCCAGAAAACGGAGATAGAATTCAAAGTTTTCCGATTTCAATTCCTCCACTTACTTTGATTTATATATATTTCAATTGTTGCTCTATAGCGCTCTTCACTAGCCAAGAGCTGAATTCATATAACAGAAGCATTTATCACACGTCTTATTCTTCTCAAACTGTGGTTTGCAGAATTTATTAGGGAATTCCCCTAAACCGCAGTTTTACGGAAACTTCCACACCGTGGTAAACTATTAGCAATTACTTGAGTGAGATAGTGAGGAGGATGTAAATGAAACGAATAGGTATCGATGCTGGAGGTTCTCTAGTTAAAGTTGCTTACGAAGAACATGGAAAAATGCATTTGAAAACATACTCATCTCATAAAATGGAAGAAGTAATTCAGTGGTTAAAAACGCTTTCTCCATATGCTTCATTCCATATTACTGGGGGAAGATCGAGAGAATTAAACTTAGAAGGATATCGTGTCTATACCATTCCAGAATTTAAAGCAATTATGGAAGGAACATCCTATCTGCTGCATCAAGAACGTAAACTACCAAAAAGTGACTATTTACTGGTGAATATTGGAACAGGTACTTCAATTTTTTATAATGAAAATCGTATTGCTGGAACAGGAATTGGAGGTGGTTTATTAACCGGACTCGGGGAACTATTAACAAAAGAGTCTTCTTATACTCAACTTATCCAAATGGCAAAACAAGGTGACCGTACTAAAAGCGACTTAATGGTCAGAGATATTTATAAAGATTCTACCTCACCGATTGATGAAACACTCACCGCTGCTAATTTTGGAAAAGTTGGATTAGATCCTTCAAATTCCAAAGAAGATCAAATGGCTGCTTTAATACAATTAATTGGAGAAACAATACTTTTGATATCACATGGAGCTGCACAATCAGTAAAGACAAGCCAGATTGTTTTTATTGGCGGTACATTAACAAATAATCAACCTTTACAACGTGTATTCCTACATTTCCAAGAACAAATGAACTATACCGCTACTTTCCTAAATAATGGTGGTCATGCTGGTGCAATTGGCGCTATGCTATCCTCCTGATGGTAATTTTCATACCTTTGGTGGATAGTTTCCTCTTCCATATTTTGGTAACCTAATAGTCTAATCAGACAAGATGGGAGTTAACAAACATTGCTAAAAAAATTTATCTTCGTCCTATCTTTCATATTATTGCTGATCGGCTGTGGAGATACTCAGACATCTGAAGCTAATAATCTTTCAAATTCATCTACAGATGGCAACTTAAAAGTACACTTTATCGACGTTGGACAAGCAGATGCAACTTTATTTTCCTATAAAAATGGAGATGAAGCTTATTCTGTCCTGTTTGATACTGGGGATTGGCAAGGTGACGAAGTAGTTCCTTATCTACAAGAACAAAATATTGATCATCTTGATCTTGCCATCATTAGTCATCCTGATGCTGATCATATCGGACAATTATCAGATGTACTAGAAAATATTCAAGTTGATGAAGTATGGATGTCTGGAAATGAAAGTACTTCCCAAACTTATTTAGATGCAATGGAAGCTATTTTCGACCAAGATAGTACGTATCAAGAACCTCGTACTGGGGATGAGTACACAATAGGACCACTTGATATAGAGGTGCTATATCCAGAAACAATCTCAGGCAAATCAAATGAGGAATCCATATCTATACGATTGGGTTACAATGAAGTTTCCTTTGTACTTACGGGAGATGCCGGTAAACAAGAGGAGCTTGAAATGATAGAATCTACCGAGTCACTTGATAGTACAGTCTTACATCTTGGGCACCATGGATCTGATACTTCCTCTGACGCTGATTTTGTAAAGGAAGTCGATCCAGAGCTAGCAATTTATAGTGCTGGAGAGGATAATTCATATGAACATCCGAGTGAAGAAGTAATTCGACTATTAAATAATGAGGAAATTGATTGGTATGGCACCGATGTCAATGGTACGATTATTGTTGAGACAGACGGACAAGAATACGCTGTACACACGGAACATCCTCATGATGATTCTGAACAAACTGCGTGTGTAAATATTAATGAAAGTACAGAAGAACAACTTCAAGAGATAGTTCATATTGGTGCCTCTCGAGCAGAGCAAATAGTAGAAGAACGTCCCTTTGAATCACTTCAAGATCTTGATAGCATACAAGGCATAGGGATGAGTCGAATTACAGATATTGAAGAACAAGGAATTGTTTGTCGTTTAGATTAAGGAGGATATCATTTGAAAGGAATCATTGATCGTTTCGAAAAAGACTTTGCTGTTATTCTCGTTGAAGAACAGCAAAAAGAATATGTACTCCAAAAATCTAACCTTCCCACAGGCTGTACCATAAACTCAGTAGTACAAATAGATGAGAGAAATGGTCAACTACATGTAACCTTAGATTATCAACAGAAAAAACAATTGCAAGATAAGGCAACTGCACTTCGTAAAGCACTACTAAACAAGAAAAATCCGAGTAAATTAAAAAGAAAGAAATAAAACAAAGCACAAGTACCTGTTTCGAAATTTCACGAGGCATACCTTGTTCTTAAGCGCGAGTATATAAAACCATCTAGTTTCTAGACTTGGCTGGTTCAATTATTTTAAAAAGCTACAGCATCAATCATTTGCTATATAATTAAGCTAGAGGGCCAATCATTTATCGTCCCCCTAGCTTGATCACTTAAATCACTTATTGTTATTCTTCGCATCGGCAATCGTGTCTTGAGCTTCGCCCTTCGCTTTATCACGCTTTCCTTCTGCTTTTCGTTGAGGATCATCCGTTGCGCTACCCCATTGATCTTTTGCTTCACCTTTAATTTTTTTTCCAATTGCTTTCGCTTTATCTTTCATACCATCACTCATGATGAAAACCTCCTATCATGTTTGTTAGTATGTGTTTTCCCTTAATGATATTGACTAAACATGATTGAAGTTCTTGTTTGAAGAAATCATAGTTAAAAACATCTCCAAAAACCGATCATCATCCGTCAGTTCGGGATGAAATGCACAAACAAGAACGTTTTTTTG from Oceanobacillus iheyensis HTE831 encodes:
- a CDS encoding 5-bromo-4-chloroindolyl phosphate hydrolysis family protein; this encodes MRAIFQFILQSMIGFTSMTAIWLVSFFIYSQTVLLTSLFAAIGGVVMYISSKQLLDYRFVKRHGLKKKEYKYIDTNLKEAKQKISRMHKALLRVRSFQHARENLSIARTAQKIYSNARKEPARFYQAESFFYNHLDSLVELAERYAYLYNQPSKSVEMQQSLKQTRHTLTELGGTIQKDLHVMLNEDLDTLDYELDVAKQSLKRSKK
- the coaW gene encoding type II pantothenate kinase; translated protein: MKRIGIDAGGSLVKVAYEEHGKMHLKTYSSHKMEEVIQWLKTLSPYASFHITGGRSRELNLEGYRVYTIPEFKAIMEGTSYLLHQERKLPKSDYLLVNIGTGTSIFYNENRIAGTGIGGGLLTGLGELLTKESSYTQLIQMAKQGDRTKSDLMVRDIYKDSTSPIDETLTAANFGKVGLDPSNSKEDQMAALIQLIGETILLISHGAAQSVKTSQIVFIGGTLTNNQPLQRVFLHFQEQMNYTATFLNNGGHAGAIGAMLSS
- a CDS encoding MBL fold metallo-hydrolase, translated to MLKKFIFVLSFILLLIGCGDTQTSEANNLSNSSTDGNLKVHFIDVGQADATLFSYKNGDEAYSVLFDTGDWQGDEVVPYLQEQNIDHLDLAIISHPDADHIGQLSDVLENIQVDEVWMSGNESTSQTYLDAMEAIFDQDSTYQEPRTGDEYTIGPLDIEVLYPETISGKSNEESISIRLGYNEVSFVLTGDAGKQEELEMIESTESLDSTVLHLGHHGSDTSSDADFVKEVDPELAIYSAGEDNSYEHPSEEVIRLLNNEEIDWYGTDVNGTIIVETDGQEYAVHTEHPHDDSEQTACVNINESTEEQLQEIVHIGASRAEQIVEERPFESLQDLDSIQGIGMSRITDIEEQGIVCRLD
- a CDS encoding DUF3006 domain-containing protein, which produces MKGIIDRFEKDFAVILVEEQQKEYVLQKSNLPTGCTINSVVQIDERNGQLHVTLDYQQKKQLQDKATALRKALLNKKNPSKLKRKK
- a CDS encoding CsbD family protein, which gives rise to MSDGMKDKAKAIGKKIKGEAKDQWGSATDDPQRKAEGKRDKAKGEAQDTIADAKNNNK